In a genomic window of Orcinus orca chromosome 12, mOrcOrc1.1, whole genome shotgun sequence:
- the C12H6orf120 gene encoding UPF0669 protein C6orf120 homolog: protein MAAPWKSALLLLLASQAVSSLNASDEEEVPEEWILLHVVQGQIGAGNYSYLRLNHEGKIVLKMQSLKGDADLYVSDSTLHPSFDDYELQSVTCGQDVVFIPAHFQRPVGIGIYGHPSHHESEFEMKVYYDTTIEQHPFGETAYSDGTDTSRKQAYAPEDAAQEEESVLWTILISILKLVLEILF, encoded by the coding sequence ATGGCAGCTCCGTGGAAGAGcgctctgctgctgcttctggcaTCTCAGGCTGTCTCCTCGTTGAACGCCTCTGACGAGGAGGAAGTTCCAGAAGAATGGATCCTTTTGCACGTTGTTCAGGGTCAGATAGGAGCTGGGAATTACAGCTATTTGAGGTTAAATCATGAGGGAAAGATAGTTCTTAAGATGCAGAGCTTGAAAGGTGATGCGGACCTGTATGTATCCGATAGCACCCTGCACCCGAGCTTTGATGACTACGAGTTACAGTCTGTCACTTGTGGCCAGGACGTGGTTTTCATACCAGCGCACTTCCAGCGCCCCGTGGGAATAGGGATTTACGGACATCCATCTCACCACGAGAGTGAATTTGAAATGAAAGTGTATTATGATACAACGATCGAACAGCACCCCTTCGGTGAGACTGCGTATTCAGACGGTACAGATACGAGTCGGAAGCAGGCTTATGCTCCAGAAGATGCAGCTCAAGAAGAGGAATCTGTTCTTTGGACGATATTAATTAGTATTTTGAAATTGGTACTTGAAATTCTTTTCTGA